Proteins encoded in a region of the Flavobacteriales bacterium genome:
- the lpxK gene encoding tetraacyldisaccharide 4'-kinase — MNQWRKILLYPFGALYHAITAGRNFLYDTQIKKSTKFDLPIICIGNIAVGGTGKTPLTEYIIRLLQKDYQVATLSRGYGRTTKIYTEATIESSSNEVGDEPAQYKRKFPNIPVVVENKRVAGVQQLMVNHPQTEVVLLDDAFQHRAIEAGFNIVVTDYNNPLASDYLLPAGNLRESKTGIKRADAIIVSKCPANLSDTAQQQIKKRLRFHAPQNIYFTTIQYGKTYHVFDGTPLPFSPKESTVLLVTGIGKPKPLQDYVKAQFRAVKVLSYGDHHEFSSEDIDTILTQFNKIAAPNKLILTTEKDASRLLKIKRLKTLPLFCIEIEVDFLNKKDKFNAQIEEYVRTNKANR; from the coding sequence ATGAATCAATGGAGAAAAATACTGCTCTACCCTTTTGGAGCGCTTTACCATGCTATTACAGCTGGCAGAAATTTTCTTTATGATACACAAATAAAAAAATCGACTAAATTCGATCTTCCGATTATTTGTATTGGAAATATAGCGGTTGGAGGGACAGGTAAAACTCCATTGACAGAATACATCATTCGTCTACTACAAAAAGATTATCAAGTTGCTACGTTGAGCCGTGGCTATGGACGAACAACCAAAATTTACACAGAAGCAACAATTGAGAGTAGTTCAAATGAAGTTGGGGATGAGCCAGCTCAATACAAACGTAAGTTCCCTAATATTCCTGTAGTAGTAGAAAACAAAAGAGTAGCTGGTGTTCAACAATTAATGGTTAACCACCCACAAACAGAAGTAGTTTTATTGGATGACGCCTTTCAGCACCGCGCTATTGAAGCTGGGTTTAATATTGTAGTAACTGATTACAACAATCCACTTGCTTCCGATTATTTGCTACCAGCTGGAAACTTACGAGAAAGTAAAACAGGAATAAAACGAGCTGATGCCATCATTGTTTCCAAATGCCCTGCCAATCTATCTGATACAGCGCAACAACAAATAAAAAAACGTTTACGATTTCACGCTCCTCAAAATATTTACTTTACGACCATTCAATATGGTAAAACCTATCATGTTTTTGATGGAACTCCCCTCCCATTTTCACCTAAAGAATCTACCGTTTTACTCGTTACTGGAATTGGCAAACCTAAACCATTACAAGACTATGTTAAAGCACAATTTAGAGCAGTAAAAGTATTAAGCTATGGAGATCACCATGAGTTTAGTTCTGAAGATATTGACACTATACTTACACAGTTTAATAAAATAGCTGCCCCAAATAAACTAATTTTAACCACAGAGAAAGACGCTTCTAGACTCTTAAAAATCAAAAGATTAAAAACATTGCCCCTATTTTGTATTGAAATTGAAGTTGATTTTCTAAATAAAAAGGATAAATTTAACGCACAAATTGAAGAATATGTTAGAACAAATAAAGCAAACCGCTGA
- a CDS encoding purine-nucleoside phosphorylase, producing MLEQIKQTAEFLKEKTQFSPSVGIILGTGLGGLVNEIEIEHAIPYEEIPNFPVSTVEGHSGKLIFGQLGGKNVVALQGRFHFYEGYTMNEVVFPVRVMKFLGIESLFVSNASGGVNPDFEVGDIMIIDDHINLFPTNPLIGKNYEELGPRFPDMSEPYDHKMIELAEKIAADHDIYLVKGAYAGLTGPTLETPAEYKYVRAIGADTVGMSTVPEVIAARHMGIPCFGFSIITDLGVPGKIIEMTHEIVQGVAAKAEPKMTLIIKELLQKI from the coding sequence ATGTTAGAACAAATAAAGCAAACCGCTGAGTTTTTAAAAGAAAAAACTCAATTTTCTCCGTCTGTCGGAATTATACTTGGAACTGGTCTTGGAGGCTTAGTTAACGAAATTGAAATCGAACACGCTATCCCTTATGAAGAAATTCCAAATTTTCCTGTTTCTACAGTTGAAGGACACTCAGGAAAATTAATTTTTGGACAATTAGGAGGAAAAAATGTAGTTGCTTTACAAGGACGTTTCCACTTTTACGAAGGTTATACCATGAATGAGGTGGTTTTCCCTGTTCGTGTGATGAAGTTTTTGGGAATTGAATCATTATTTGTAAGTAATGCCAGTGGAGGTGTTAACCCAGACTTTGAAGTTGGTGACATTATGATTATAGACGATCATATCAACCTATTCCCTACAAATCCATTAATTGGAAAAAATTACGAAGAACTAGGCCCACGTTTTCCTGATATGAGTGAGCCTTACGATCATAAAATGATTGAATTAGCAGAAAAAATTGCTGCTGACCATGATATTTATTTAGTAAAAGGCGCTTACGCCGGTTTAACAGGACCAACTTTAGAAACGCCTGCTGAATACAAATATGTAAGAGCAATTGGTGCCGATACTGTAGGAATGAGTACTGTTCCAGAAGTTATTGCTGCCCGTCACATGGGAATCCCTTGTTTTGGATTTTCAATTATCACTGATTTAGGTGTACCTGGTAAGATTATCGAAATGACACACGAAATTGTTCAAGGAGTTGCTGCTAAAGCTGAACCAAAGATGACACTAATTATTAAAGAACTCTTACAGAAAATATAA
- a CDS encoding PKD domain-containing protein produces the protein MIKNTTLILGGLLTVLTSFGQTWMTVSSGLNDVGRVLFNDTTNNRLIIGGDFNASGGNLTPFIATWDGNSYGTIGGGFNAPVKAIAMYNGELYVGGDFTMAGNANIAYLAKWQGSSWVAVDTAVNGSVDFLKEHQGKLYISGVFDKVDTVQAATVIFNGTNFSTFSGTTNFENNLRNYRLRDVEPFNFKTYFAFETVGLVEHNGFSYLDVTTNQSSIVDYVNLIDIYALEAWDNKLYYAGKHHNGESSAYNLGYFDATNSRYASAQSCGGFGYGMEGYPQSFINDIIGDPNYLYAGGNFYEAGCPTPSKDNIFKFQEDISVTHSNHLTNMGTGTNGDVLDLELYNNELYIVGDFTQAGSTNSNFISRWAVPPPVANFNTSSATTICEGESVNFTDQSSSSATTFSWNFVGGTPSTSTTQNPTIVYNTSGSYDVSLTAAHSTGSDQVTQSNYITVNPNPTTPTISYLSGNLTSNASGMSNYQWYRDGQTIAGAGSPNYQAAENGTYTLEVTNSYGCKAISNGITVMDTKIDENRNNALVTVFPNPTYNNVNITVNTHENYTIQLYNISNQLIYSEQNATQIDLSKMKTGVYTLVVKTTKGITTQKIVKI, from the coding sequence ATGATTAAAAATACTACTCTTATTCTTGGTGGGTTATTGACTGTTTTAACAAGCTTTGGCCAAACTTGGATGACTGTCTCTTCTGGACTGAATGATGTTGGAAGAGTTTTGTTTAACGATACCACTAATAACCGTTTAATTATTGGTGGAGATTTTAATGCTTCAGGAGGAAATCTTACGCCTTTTATTGCTACTTGGGACGGAAATTCTTACGGAACCATTGGTGGTGGGTTTAACGCACCTGTAAAAGCTATCGCAATGTATAATGGGGAATTATATGTTGGTGGTGATTTTACCATGGCTGGAAACGCAAACATTGCTTATTTAGCAAAATGGCAAGGAAGCTCTTGGGTGGCTGTAGACACAGCTGTTAATGGAAGTGTAGACTTTTTAAAAGAACACCAAGGTAAACTATACATTAGTGGAGTTTTTGATAAAGTAGATACTGTACAGGCAGCAACTGTAATCTTTAACGGAACTAATTTTTCTACATTTTCTGGAACAACTAATTTTGAGAATAACTTAAGAAACTATCGTCTAAGAGATGTTGAACCGTTTAATTTTAAAACTTACTTTGCCTTTGAAACAGTTGGCTTAGTTGAGCATAATGGTTTTTCATACTTAGATGTAACAACCAACCAAAGTTCAATAGTTGATTATGTCAACCTTATTGACATCTATGCTTTAGAAGCCTGGGATAATAAACTATACTATGCCGGAAAACATCATAATGGAGAATCTTCGGCCTATAACTTAGGTTATTTTGATGCTACTAATTCTAGGTATGCTTCTGCACAATCTTGTGGAGGATTTGGTTATGGAATGGAGGGCTATCCCCAATCTTTTATCAATGATATCATTGGAGATCCTAACTATCTTTATGCTGGAGGAAACTTTTACGAAGCTGGATGTCCTACCCCAAGTAAAGACAATATTTTTAAATTTCAAGAAGATATTTCTGTTACACATTCCAATCACTTAACTAACATGGGTACAGGAACTAACGGCGACGTACTTGATCTAGAACTTTACAACAATGAACTCTATATTGTGGGAGACTTTACACAAGCAGGAAGTACCAATTCTAACTTTATTTCAAGATGGGCTGTTCCTCCTCCAGTTGCCAATTTTAATACTTCAAGTGCTACTACAATTTGTGAGGGAGAAAGTGTTAATTTTACAGATCAGTCTTCGAGTTCAGCAACCACTTTTTCATGGAATTTTGTAGGAGGTACCCCTTCTACATCAACAACGCAAAACCCTACAATCGTATACAATACTTCTGGGTCTTATGACGTTTCTTTAACTGCTGCGCATAGTACAGGATCAGATCAAGTTACACAAAGTAATTATATTACTGTCAACCCTAATCCTACTACACCAACCATTTCTTATCTTTCTGGAAATTTAACTTCTAATGCCTCTGGAATGAGTAATTATCAATGGTATCGAGATGGACAGACTATTGCTGGAGCAGGTTCACCAAATTATCAAGCAGCCGAAAATGGAACCTACACACTAGAAGTAACCAATTCTTATGGATGTAAAGCTATTTCCAATGGAATCACAGTAATGGATACCAAAATTGACGAAAATAGGAATAATGCTCTTGTTACTGTATTCCCCAACCCTACTTATAACAACGTTAATATAACGGTTAACACACATGAAAATTACACGATTCAACTATACAATATTTCGAATCAGTTAATTTACAGTGAACAAAATGCTACTCAAATTGATTTATCTAAAATGAAAACTGGGGTTTACACCTTAGTTGTTAAAACAACAAAAGGAATTACCACTCAAAAAATTGTGAAAATTTAA
- the bioA gene encoding adenosylmethionine--8-amino-7-oxononanoate transaminase, translating into MEESIIKQEDRAHVWHPFDQMKNANILPIVRGEGTYVYDEHGKKYIDGFSSWWVNTHGHCNPHITNEISKQVQLLEHVAFGGFTHPQAVRLAKRLSEITPPAIQKFFFSDNGSTANEVALKMAIQYWYNKGEQRNKVIALKGDYHGDTFGSMSATNIDNMNTPFEPLLFESIFIDPPQKETIATTLSTLESHLKTGEVACFIYEPLVQGASGMLMHDAKSLSQLLALCKQYNVLTIADEVFTGFGRTGKLFASNHLEEQPDIMCLSKGLTGGFLALGITAVTDAVYNAFYSDDKGKTFLHGHSYTGNPIACAAANGALDLFEEQHTWDNVERIAILQQELTHKLNQHPLINEARCLGTIAAVELKTSEATSYFNTKGKDAYQYFLTKGILLRPLGNVIVIVPPYCISTDDLHYIYTTIEAYLNLEKA; encoded by the coding sequence ATGGAAGAATCAATTATTAAGCAAGAAGATAGAGCGCATGTATGGCATCCGTTTGATCAAATGAAAAATGCCAATATTTTACCTATAGTACGAGGAGAAGGTACTTATGTTTATGATGAACATGGGAAAAAATATATCGATGGTTTTTCTAGTTGGTGGGTCAACACTCATGGACACTGCAACCCTCACATTACCAATGAAATTAGTAAACAGGTTCAATTGCTAGAACATGTGGCTTTTGGTGGTTTTACGCATCCACAAGCGGTACGTTTAGCCAAACGACTTTCTGAAATTACTCCTCCAGCTATTCAAAAATTCTTTTTTTCTGACAACGGCTCTACTGCCAATGAAGTTGCGTTAAAAATGGCAATCCAATATTGGTATAACAAAGGGGAGCAACGAAATAAAGTCATTGCTTTAAAAGGTGATTATCATGGCGATACCTTTGGGAGTATGAGTGCAACCAATATTGACAACATGAACACCCCTTTCGAACCATTATTATTTGAGAGTATCTTTATTGATCCTCCCCAAAAAGAAACGATTGCTACTACCCTTTCTACGTTAGAATCACATCTTAAAACGGGAGAAGTCGCTTGTTTTATTTACGAACCATTGGTACAAGGAGCTAGCGGAATGTTGATGCATGATGCCAAAAGTTTATCTCAACTTTTAGCCCTATGTAAGCAATATAATGTGCTTACAATAGCTGATGAAGTTTTTACTGGTTTTGGTCGGACAGGAAAACTCTTCGCTTCTAATCACTTGGAAGAGCAGCCTGACATTATGTGCTTATCAAAAGGGCTTACAGGTGGTTTTTTAGCCTTGGGAATAACTGCCGTTACTGACGCTGTATACAATGCCTTTTATTCTGATGATAAAGGCAAAACTTTTTTACATGGTCATTCTTACACAGGAAACCCAATAGCTTGTGCTGCGGCTAATGGAGCTTTAGACTTATTTGAAGAACAACATACTTGGGATAATGTTGAACGTATTGCGATACTACAACAAGAGTTAACCCATAAACTCAATCAACACCCACTCATTAACGAAGCACGGTGCCTGGGAACTATAGCCGCTGTAGAATTAAAAACGTCTGAAGCAACTTCTTATTTTAATACTAAAGGAAAGGATGCTTACCAATACTTTCTTACTAAGGGAATTTTATTGCGTCCATTAGGAAATGTAATCGTTATTGTTCCGCCTTATTGTATTTCAACGGATGATTTACACTATATTTATACTACAATTGAAGCGTATTTAAACCTCGAAAAAGCATGA
- a CDS encoding AI-2E family transporter codes for MKVIKLASLFLIIGAIITLLIITKDILIPLILAVIIWFIVKEIRNFFDKVHWIKRYIPRWIKTSLASILVFGVISFSISILASNINELKNSIPIYENNVEHVAQLINTTFSIDIEDLFADFFVDFDFSEIIKDIVNSISTAFGTVFMILIYVLFIFMEESASSNKLKYIYSTPESYEEAKALLTDIDHSISSYITLKTLVSLITGTLSYFVLLIIGIDVPLFWAFLIFLLNFIPTIGSLIATLFPTVIALLQFGEFTPSLLILTLVGAIQVVVGNILEPKIVGNSLNVSSLVVILSLTIWGNIWGVFGMVISVPITVILIIILSRFESTKNIAILLSEKGKINELVKP; via the coding sequence ATGAAAGTCATCAAGTTAGCAAGTTTATTCTTGATTATTGGAGCCATCATTACTCTTTTAATCATCACCAAGGATATTTTAATTCCACTAATACTTGCTGTAATTATTTGGTTTATTGTCAAAGAGATTCGTAATTTCTTTGATAAAGTCCATTGGATTAAACGCTATATCCCACGCTGGATAAAAACAAGTTTAGCTTCTATTCTAGTCTTTGGGGTAATTAGTTTTTCTATTTCTATACTTGCGAGTAATATCAATGAATTAAAAAACTCTATCCCTATTTATGAAAATAATGTTGAACACGTTGCTCAACTCATCAACACTACATTTTCGATTGATATTGAAGATCTATTTGCTGATTTTTTTGTGGATTTCGACTTTAGTGAAATTATTAAAGATATTGTCAATTCAATCAGTACAGCCTTTGGAACTGTTTTTATGATATTAATTTACGTCCTCTTTATCTTTATGGAAGAATCGGCCTCTAGTAATAAACTGAAGTACATCTACTCTACTCCAGAATCGTATGAAGAGGCAAAAGCATTATTAACAGATATAGACCATTCTATTAGTAGTTATATCACCCTAAAAACTTTGGTCAGCTTAATTACCGGTACATTAAGTTATTTTGTTTTATTGATCATAGGTATAGATGTTCCTTTATTCTGGGCGTTTTTAATCTTTTTATTAAATTTTATCCCAACTATTGGTTCTTTAATTGCTACGCTATTTCCCACTGTAATCGCACTCTTACAATTTGGAGAATTTACTCCTTCGCTTTTAATTTTAACTTTGGTCGGTGCCATTCAAGTTGTTGTTGGTAATATATTAGAACCTAAAATTGTTGGAAATTCCCTCAATGTAAGTTCGCTAGTTGTGATTCTCTCCTTAACAATCTGGGGAAATATTTGGGGAGTTTTTGGAATGGTTATCAGTGTTCCAATTACCGTAATTCTAATTATCATCTTATCCCGATTTGAGAGCACTAAAAATATCGCTATCTTACTCTCGGAAAAAGGAAAAATAAACGAACTTGTTAAACCCTAA
- a CDS encoding DUF1801 domain-containing protein codes for MAGLVTKETNKSVTDFIESIANKSKQEDSKTLLQLIEKTTGYPPKIWGDNFIIGFGKYTYTRKNGKEEFEWFNVGFAPRKTKITVYLTMDISQETELLSQLGKCKWGKGCLYINKLADVDLAILEQLIKKSKAAQWHT; via the coding sequence ATGGCGGGATTAGTGACCAAAGAGACCAACAAAAGTGTTACTGACTTTATTGAAAGTATAGCCAACAAATCAAAACAAGAAGACAGCAAGACCTTGCTACAATTGATTGAAAAAACAACAGGATACCCTCCTAAAATATGGGGAGATAACTTCATTATTGGTTTTGGAAAGTATACATACACTCGAAAAAATGGAAAGGAAGAGTTTGAATGGTTTAATGTAGGTTTTGCCCCAAGAAAAACTAAAATAACCGTGTATTTAACCATGGACATCAGCCAAGAAACGGAACTCCTCTCCCAATTAGGAAAATGTAAATGGGGAAAAGGATGTTTGTATATCAATAAGCTGGCTGATGTTGATCTTGCTATTTTAGAACAATTGATAAAAAAAAGTAAAGCTGCTCAATGGCACACTTAA
- a CDS encoding DUF1963 domain-containing protein produces MKNTIFNFNAPPNFEPTVDTSIKIRLTNHSEQFDHQPPFIDISLNKIEHIKTQKGANFLEQYITWTEGFQTQVISSRIIEFDAYKTYIVETHTNAFFQDNHFKINYFNACLILDETWCLEFQFVYETKNTAKYQAICEATFQSLTVMGDASVWSSSFEQAVLETQQSYETAFSQQEEKQPLDIPSFQIPKDGKEFIQIDEFEFTFIEESCYWHTVDFSHKLYIQIKAKAIDIEAAKACELLEYGYELEDGEIQLSFDSNKIFQHGIPTGEFTFEDGKSGAPHYLHFRNKGIGYDFYGTTTLQNGWLGINGLFKKSYQDEPTFKIKCYIQLDPSKINWISYQFTLKEALQAAPDQVEYLWINNWTKASFPKEILLFKNLKKLTIHSPSNHAKETVEALTEIDDAIGNLSQLTELHISNTSIQHLPESIGKLKLLERIHISNNQITTLPKSIVTLPNLKYLWASRNQIQTVPEKIELAQIINIDLSNNQLKTLPESLATQPLLKTINIDNNPLTNLPDTYNNIELELNIDAKRRLLNYDYLGADRKGTVSWENTSFLAQHDTQLSHQFKQAIQGTVLEKHQKALELLALKAVCINTTEADNYSQIGNTRFGGLPDLPLGENYPSWHYQYDEETTDYHLIFIGQLNCEELAPYQDYLPRTGMLYFYLQDEESFNCKVIYHPKHELQSALNLKEQELTFYDSIEPYHPFRVKLSSFVALPSFYSDEYWYQFVNAPELNNLEDYNHEDHKAFTEEVRTQLAKALGKTGVYRAWNNCYYQDEHHSINDYVFTQHESPQEQAALKHKGNPEDWVLLLKVCSDNNTGFCFWDAGELFFVIHKSDLAKMDFSNVYACIESS; encoded by the coding sequence ATGAAAAATACTATTTTCAACTTTAATGCTCCTCCAAATTTTGAACCTACTGTTGATACTTCTATAAAAATTCGTTTGACTAACCATAGTGAACAGTTTGATCACCAACCTCCATTTATAGATATTTCGCTCAACAAAATTGAACACATCAAAACACAGAAAGGGGCTAATTTTCTTGAACAATACATTACATGGACTGAAGGGTTTCAGACACAGGTTATTTCAAGTCGAATCATCGAATTTGATGCTTATAAAACCTACATTGTAGAAACTCATACCAATGCTTTTTTCCAAGACAACCACTTTAAAATTAACTATTTTAATGCGTGCTTAATTTTAGATGAGACGTGGTGTTTAGAATTTCAATTTGTATACGAAACCAAAAACACAGCAAAGTATCAAGCGATATGCGAAGCCACTTTTCAATCTCTTACCGTTATGGGAGATGCCTCCGTGTGGTCAAGTTCTTTCGAACAAGCTGTACTCGAAACACAGCAAAGTTATGAAACAGCGTTTTCTCAACAAGAAGAGAAACAACCACTAGACATCCCTTCTTTCCAAATCCCTAAAGATGGAAAAGAGTTTATTCAAATCGATGAATTTGAGTTTACTTTTATTGAAGAAAGCTGTTATTGGCACACGGTTGACTTTAGTCATAAATTATACATTCAAATTAAAGCAAAAGCAATTGACATTGAAGCAGCTAAAGCTTGTGAATTGTTAGAGTATGGTTATGAACTTGAAGATGGAGAAATTCAACTTTCATTTGATTCTAATAAAATCTTTCAGCATGGTATTCCTACTGGTGAATTTACCTTTGAAGATGGAAAATCGGGTGCACCACATTATCTTCATTTTCGCAATAAGGGTATTGGTTATGATTTTTACGGAACAACCACATTACAAAATGGTTGGTTAGGCATCAATGGCCTTTTTAAGAAATCATATCAAGATGAACCCACTTTTAAAATTAAATGCTATATACAACTAGATCCGAGTAAAATTAATTGGATTAGCTATCAATTCACTTTGAAAGAAGCCCTTCAAGCTGCTCCTGACCAGGTTGAATACTTATGGATAAACAATTGGACTAAAGCTTCTTTTCCTAAGGAGATTCTTCTATTTAAAAATTTGAAAAAATTAACGATTCATTCTCCATCCAACCACGCTAAAGAAACCGTTGAAGCGTTAACTGAAATTGATGATGCTATTGGTAACTTATCACAACTAACCGAATTACATATTAGCAATACTTCTATTCAGCACCTTCCTGAATCAATAGGAAAGTTAAAACTACTTGAGCGAATACACATTTCTAACAATCAAATCACTACCCTACCTAAAAGTATAGTCACACTTCCTAACTTAAAGTATTTATGGGCTAGTCGTAATCAAATTCAAACGGTTCCAGAAAAGATTGAACTAGCTCAAATCATCAACATTGATTTATCAAACAATCAACTTAAAACCTTACCTGAAAGTTTGGCTACTCAACCTTTATTAAAAACCATCAACATTGACAACAACCCATTAACCAACTTACCAGATACTTACAATAATATTGAACTCGAACTGAACATTGATGCTAAACGTAGGTTACTCAATTATGACTACCTAGGTGCCGATAGGAAAGGAACTGTTTCCTGGGAAAACACTTCGTTTTTAGCTCAGCATGACACTCAATTATCCCATCAGTTTAAACAAGCTATTCAGGGTACAGTACTAGAAAAACATCAAAAAGCACTTGAGCTATTGGCATTAAAAGCGGTTTGTATTAACACTACTGAAGCTGACAATTATTCACAAATTGGAAACACTCGATTTGGTGGTTTGCCTGATTTACCGCTTGGAGAAAATTATCCATCATGGCATTATCAATACGATGAAGAAACTACTGATTATCACTTAATCTTTATTGGACAACTCAATTGTGAAGAGTTAGCTCCTTATCAAGACTACCTCCCAAGAACAGGCATGCTCTACTTCTACTTACAAGATGAAGAAAGCTTTAACTGCAAGGTTATTTATCATCCTAAACATGAACTCCAATCGGCACTGAATTTAAAAGAACAGGAACTTACTTTTTATGACAGTATTGAACCATACCATCCCTTTAGGGTAAAACTCTCTTCTTTTGTTGCGCTCCCCTCTTTTTACTCCGATGAATATTGGTACCAATTTGTAAATGCACCAGAACTTAACAACTTAGAAGATTATAATCATGAAGATCATAAAGCCTTTACAGAGGAAGTAAGAACACAACTTGCAAAAGCATTAGGTAAAACTGGAGTATACAGAGCATGGAACAACTGTTATTATCAAGATGAACATCACAGTATCAATGACTATGTCTTTACCCAACATGAATCCCCTCAGGAACAAGCAGCATTAAAACACAAAGGAAATCCTGAAGATTGGGTGCTTTTATTAAAAGTATGCTCAGACAACAATACTGGTTTTTGCTTTTGGGATGCTGGCGAACTTTTTTTCGTTATCCATAAAAGTGATTTAGCAAAAATGGACTTTAGCAATGTATATGCTTGTATTGAAAGCAGTTGA
- a CDS encoding DUF2459 domain-containing protein — protein sequence MKKLFKRIVFAVALSPVVYLVVALLFTHITVNTKNLDSENKRDNSIYIKTNGVHLDLILSNNEFDFLNLDCNYLAIGWGDKDFYLNTPSFSNLKIKTAFNALFLESPTLLHVTKYHEIQNNWTEIQITEEQLISIKRNILNYFNPSNLKPIQGYGSSDFFYQAKGSYSCFFTCNSWVNSILKQANVKASLWTPFSYRLITLHQN from the coding sequence ATGAAAAAGTTATTCAAAAGGATAGTGTTTGCTGTCGCTTTAAGTCCAGTAGTCTATTTAGTTGTTGCATTGTTATTTACACACATTACTGTAAATACAAAAAACCTTGATTCTGAAAATAAAAGGGACAACAGTATTTACATTAAAACAAACGGGGTGCATTTAGACTTGATTTTATCCAATAATGAATTTGATTTTCTTAACCTCGATTGTAACTATCTAGCAATAGGATGGGGGGATAAAGACTTTTATTTAAACACGCCATCTTTTAGTAATCTAAAAATCAAAACAGCTTTTAACGCTTTGTTTCTTGAGAGTCCAACACTGTTACATGTTACAAAATACCATGAAATTCAAAATAATTGGACAGAAATTCAAATTACAGAAGAGCAATTAATAAGTATAAAAAGAAATATACTAAATTACTTCAATCCCAGTAATCTAAAACCAATTCAAGGATATGGGAGTTCGGATTTTTTTTACCAAGCTAAAGGAAGTTATTCTTGTTTTTTTACTTGTAATTCATGGGTGAATAGTATCCTAAAGCAAGCCAATGTTAAAGCAAGTTTATGGACGCCATTTAGTTATCGTTTAATAACATTACATCAGAATTGA
- a CDS encoding DUF4349 domain-containing protein, which yields MKTTIQTIGLFIILGFTSCGSQYDQYEAKSYAPQAEMEEAVYEEIAKMDDAAMGNSQAAEQEIFAENHQDGVRSLAASIENDGNLRFIRKAQIRFKTCKVRNTTHYLEHAVVNLGGIVTNTKLYSDIESVKKIAVSKDSSLRITRYRVNNDMTIRIPNTQLDSLLKVIAPKVKFLDERIVTANEISLRELKNNLEQQRLTEYHEKLSKAIKNQKDKMNKVVDAHDRMLQKQRQKDAALIRNMELDFEVEYSTVQLTFYQEASLDKELVENELNIKDFEPSFFTQLWESLVNGFNGLLFIIVQLANVWFVILALVVAWVVYKRRKGKA from the coding sequence ATGAAGACAACAATTCAAACAATCGGACTTTTTATCATTTTAGGATTTACTTCATGCGGAAGTCAATATGATCAATATGAAGCAAAGTCGTATGCCCCACAAGCAGAAATGGAAGAGGCTGTTTATGAAGAAATAGCGAAAATGGATGATGCTGCTATGGGGAATAGTCAAGCAGCCGAACAGGAAATATTTGCCGAGAACCATCAAGATGGAGTTCGTTCATTAGCGGCAAGTATAGAAAATGATGGCAACTTACGTTTTATTAGAAAAGCACAAATTAGATTTAAAACATGTAAAGTAAGAAATACGACACATTACCTCGAACATGCGGTAGTGAATCTAGGTGGAATAGTAACCAATACAAAGTTGTATAGTGACATTGAGAGTGTTAAGAAAATTGCTGTAAGTAAAGATTCTTCTTTACGTATTACTAGGTATCGAGTAAACAATGATATGACGATTAGAATTCCTAATACTCAACTGGATTCATTGTTAAAGGTGATCGCTCCAAAAGTTAAGTTTCTAGATGAACGAATTGTTACAGCTAATGAAATTAGCCTAAGAGAATTAAAAAATAACTTAGAGCAGCAACGTTTGACCGAATATCATGAAAAATTATCAAAGGCAATAAAAAATCAGAAGGATAAAATGAATAAAGTTGTAGATGCGCACGATAGGATGTTGCAAAAACAACGTCAAAAAGATGCAGCTCTAATTAGAAATATGGAATTAGATTTTGAAGTTGAATACAGTACTGTGCAGTTAACATTTTATCAAGAAGCCTCTTTAGATAAAGAATTAGTAGAAAATGAATTGAATATAAAGGATTTTGAGCCCTCTTTTTTTACACAACTCTGGGAAAGTTTAGTGAATGGGTTTAATGGTTTATTATTTATAATTGTACAGTTGGCAAATGTTTGGTTTGTTATACTCGCACTAGTTGTTGCTTGGGTAGTTTATAAAAGAAGAAAAGGCAAAGCATAA